One genomic segment of Alkalimarinus alittae includes these proteins:
- a CDS encoding MerR family transcriptional regulator — translation MSQPDYQAASIRFPIRELSARTKVNTVTIRAWERRYGLLNPERTNKGHRLYSDADVATIEKILALVARGVPLGKVKTLLTEEQTDEQYDTADTWAEPIAKLVAAIQSFSSSRIEHLIDEYFLNYPPSICREQLIEPTLELLAHGDDKKATYLFAESELVRYAVLRLNTKVTQHKHPLLMLFCGDHTPLWRLALMAMELADAGFKVQLITRPFSVDACVEITEKSQRSVSIYYQDGLWRKNEAETVAQLLLSNNNLMLVGTAAILAGLEDKQKVFNDLGQCARVLLEKPQV, via the coding sequence ATGTCTCAACCAGATTATCAAGCAGCGTCAATTCGGTTTCCTATTCGAGAGCTAAGCGCTCGAACTAAGGTTAATACGGTGACGATACGGGCTTGGGAGCGACGATATGGGCTTTTAAACCCAGAACGAACCAACAAAGGGCATCGCCTGTACTCGGATGCCGATGTGGCGACAATTGAAAAAATATTAGCATTGGTCGCGCGAGGTGTACCGTTAGGCAAAGTAAAAACGTTGCTGACAGAAGAGCAGACCGATGAACAGTACGATACCGCTGATACATGGGCAGAGCCGATTGCTAAGCTAGTTGCAGCTATCCAGTCTTTTTCATCCAGCCGAATAGAACACCTTATAGACGAATATTTTCTGAACTACCCACCCAGCATTTGTCGTGAGCAATTGATTGAGCCAACCCTCGAGTTATTGGCGCATGGCGACGATAAGAAAGCCACTTACCTGTTTGCAGAGAGTGAGTTAGTGCGTTACGCCGTATTGCGGCTCAACACAAAAGTAACCCAGCATAAACATCCGCTATTAATGCTATTTTGCGGAGACCATACACCGCTTTGGCGTTTAGCCTTAATGGCGATGGAACTGGCAGATGCGGGCTTCAAGGTACAGCTGATTACACGCCCATTTAGTGTTGATGCATGTGTTGAAATAACAGAAAAGAGTCAACGTTCAGTGAGTATCTACTATCAAGATGGCCTATGGCGTAAAAATGAAGCCGAGACCGTGGCTCAACTATTGCTTTCAAATAATAACCTCATGTTAGTAGGAACTGCAGCCATATTGGCAGGTCTAGAAGATAAGCAAAAGGTGTTTAATGACCTTGGCCAGTGTGCGCGTGTGTTGTTAGAAAAACCGCAGGTTTAG